One window of the Pseudomonas sp. S04 genome contains the following:
- a CDS encoding succinylglutamate desuccinylase/aspartoacylase family protein — MERIDHQLPWSHLGSERHVSVFRFGAGERKAYIQASLHADELPGMRTAWELKKRLAELEAQGALNGVIELVPVANPLGLGQLLQGNHQGRFEAGSGKNFNRDFVELSAPVAAQLEGRLGDDPHANVQLIRQAMSDALAALPAPSSQLQGMQRILLSHACTADVVLDLHCDAEAALHMYALPQHWPQWRSLAAHLNVRVGLLAEDSGGSSFDEACSLPWLRLARQFPQAQIPLACLATTIELGGQADTGRTQAEAHAEGILAFLAEQGLIKGQWPAPLHEACEGLPFEGTELLFAPHPGVVSFLREPGEWVEAGEQIFEVIDPLADRVSTVCAGTAGVLFAVERLRYAQPGFWLAKVAGREALRHGRLLND; from the coding sequence ATGGAACGTATCGACCATCAGTTACCGTGGAGCCACCTGGGTAGCGAGCGCCATGTTTCGGTGTTCCGCTTCGGCGCTGGCGAGCGCAAGGCCTATATCCAGGCCAGCCTGCACGCCGACGAGTTGCCGGGGATGCGCACGGCCTGGGAGCTGAAAAAGCGCCTGGCCGAACTCGAAGCCCAAGGTGCCCTCAACGGGGTGATCGAGCTGGTACCGGTGGCCAACCCGCTGGGCCTTGGGCAGTTGCTCCAGGGCAACCACCAAGGTCGTTTCGAGGCGGGCAGCGGCAAGAATTTCAACCGCGATTTCGTCGAGCTGAGTGCGCCGGTGGCCGCCCAGCTCGAAGGTCGCCTGGGGGATGATCCGCACGCCAATGTCCAGTTGATCCGCCAGGCCATGAGTGATGCGCTGGCCGCATTGCCCGCGCCCAGCAGTCAATTGCAGGGCATGCAGCGGATCTTGCTGAGCCATGCCTGCACTGCCGACGTGGTGCTGGACCTGCATTGCGACGCCGAAGCCGCGCTGCACATGTATGCCTTGCCGCAGCACTGGCCGCAGTGGCGTTCGCTGGCCGCGCACTTGAATGTGCGGGTCGGGTTGCTGGCGGAAGACTCCGGCGGCAGCTCCTTTGATGAAGCCTGCTCGTTGCCGTGGCTGCGTTTGGCCCGGCAGTTTCCCCAGGCACAAATTCCCCTGGCGTGCCTGGCGACCACCATCGAGCTGGGCGGTCAGGCAGACACTGGGCGTACCCAGGCCGAAGCTCACGCCGAGGGCATCCTGGCGTTCCTTGCCGAGCAGGGCCTGATCAAGGGCCAATGGCCGGCCCCGTTGCACGAAGCCTGCGAAGGGCTGCCGTTCGAAGGCACCGAGCTGCTGTTTGCGCCGCATCCGGGTGTGGTGAGTTTCTTGCGTGAGCCGGGCGAGTGGGTCGAGGCCGGTGAGCAGATTTTTGAAGTGATTGATCCTTTGGCTGATCGGGTCAGCACCGTGTGTGCTGGTACGGCCGGCGTGCTGTTTGCCGTTGAACGGCTGCGGTATGCCCAACCCGGTTTCTGGCTGGCCAAGGTGGCGGGGCGCGAAGCGCTGCGTCACGGGCGCTTGCTCAACGACTGA
- a CDS encoding ABC transporter ATP-binding protein, with protein MYKLEVQDLHKRYGSHEVLKGVSLKAAAGDVISIIGSSGSGKSTFLRCINLLEQPHAGKILLNNEELKLVAGKDGAMKAADPKQLQRMRSRLSMVFQHFNLWSHMTALENIMEAPVHVLGMSKAQAREKAEMYLAKVGVSHRKDAYPGHMSGGEQQRVAIARALAMEPEVMLFDEPTSALDPELVGDVLKVMQALAQEGRTMVVVTHEMGFAREVSNQLVFLHKGVVEESGNPREVLVNPQSERLQQFLSGSLK; from the coding sequence ATGTACAAACTTGAAGTCCAAGACCTGCATAAACGCTATGGCAGTCACGAAGTGCTCAAGGGCGTGTCCCTGAAGGCAGCGGCAGGCGATGTGATCAGCATCATCGGCTCCAGTGGCTCCGGCAAAAGTACCTTCCTGCGCTGCATCAACCTGCTGGAGCAGCCGCACGCGGGCAAGATCCTGCTCAACAACGAAGAGTTGAAGCTGGTGGCCGGCAAGGACGGCGCGATGAAGGCGGCCGACCCCAAGCAACTGCAACGCATGCGTTCGCGCCTGTCGATGGTGTTCCAGCATTTCAACCTGTGGTCGCACATGACCGCGCTGGAAAACATCATGGAAGCGCCCGTGCACGTGCTGGGCATGTCCAAGGCCCAAGCGCGGGAAAAGGCCGAGATGTACCTGGCCAAGGTCGGCGTGTCCCATCGCAAGGACGCCTACCCGGGCCATATGTCCGGTGGCGAGCAACAGCGCGTGGCGATTGCCCGGGCGCTGGCGATGGAGCCTGAGGTGATGCTGTTCGACGAACCGACGTCGGCGCTCGACCCGGAGCTGGTTGGCGACGTGCTCAAGGTCATGCAGGCCCTGGCCCAGGAAGGCCGGACCATGGTGGTGGTGACCCACGAGATGGGTTTTGCCCGGGAAGTCTCGAACCAGTTGGTGTTCCTGCACAAAGGTGTGGTCGAGGAAAGTGGCAACCCGCGCGAAGTGCTGGTCAATCCACAGTCCGAACGCCTGCAGCAATTCCTCTCCGGCAGCTTGAAATAG
- the argR gene encoding transcriptional regulator ArgR: MTAHKIGFLIWPSTKALTLALAEEALRVAQRVHPEVVYELVFLQAEPPSEGAWQLPGEAWSGKLENFQKLFLLADEPPTALAPALSSALKQLVRAGCVIGGLSAGVYPLAQLGLLDGYRAAVHWRWQDDFAERFPKVIATSHLFDWDRDRLTACGGMSVLDLLLAVLARDHGAELAGAVSEELVVERIREGGERQRIPLQNRLGSSHPKLTQAVLLMEANIEEPLTTDEIAQHVCVSRRQLERIFKQYLNRVPSQYYLELRLNKARQMLMQTSKSIIQIGLSCGFSSGPHFSSAYRNFFGATPREDRNQRRSSSPFELSSVPSERG; the protein is encoded by the coding sequence ATGACCGCCCACAAAATTGGTTTCCTGATTTGGCCCAGCACTAAAGCCTTGACGCTAGCGCTGGCCGAGGAGGCCTTGCGTGTTGCTCAGCGCGTGCATCCGGAAGTGGTTTACGAACTGGTGTTCCTGCAGGCCGAACCCCCGAGCGAGGGGGCCTGGCAATTGCCTGGCGAGGCCTGGAGCGGCAAGCTGGAAAACTTCCAGAAGCTGTTCCTGCTCGCCGACGAGCCACCCACCGCGCTGGCACCGGCCCTGAGCAGTGCGCTCAAGCAGTTGGTGCGCGCCGGTTGTGTGATTGGCGGTCTGTCGGCTGGTGTCTATCCCCTGGCGCAATTGGGTCTGCTCGATGGTTACCGCGCTGCGGTGCACTGGCGTTGGCAGGACGATTTTGCCGAGCGCTTCCCCAAGGTGATTGCCACCAGTCATCTGTTCGATTGGGATCGCGATCGCCTGACGGCGTGCGGCGGGATGTCGGTGCTTGACCTGTTGCTGGCAGTTTTGGCGCGAGACCATGGGGCCGAGCTGGCCGGAGCAGTGTCGGAAGAGTTGGTGGTCGAGCGGATTCGTGAAGGAGGTGAGCGTCAGCGCATTCCCTTGCAGAATCGCCTCGGCTCCAGCCATCCAAAACTCACGCAAGCCGTGTTGCTGATGGAAGCCAACATCGAAGAGCCGCTGACCACCGACGAAATCGCCCAGCATGTGTGCGTGTCCCGTCGGCAGTTGGAGCGGATTTTCAAGCAGTACCTCAACCGCGTGCCGAGCCAGTATTACCTCGAGCTGCGCCTGAACAAGGCACGGCAGATGTTGATGCAGACCAGCAAGTCGATCATCCAGATCGGCCTGTCCTGTGGTTTCTCCTCGGGCCCGCACTTCTCCAGCGCCTACCGTAACTTCTTCGGCGCCACGCCGCGTGAAGACCGTAACCAGCGGCGCAGCAGCAGCCCGTTCGAACTATCGTCCGTGCCGTCGGAACGCGGCTAG
- a CDS encoding leucine-rich repeat domain-containing protein, protein MSLPEGQHSATTLNTHHSEHPDSHYLPLRNAVPDWLAKASPARRQALKRTRPQLPDRLTTAPADQHTELDTLNAAHWSAQNAVDQALERLQDVNSFAEPLLRNALKTRFNLEVDVKKTFLRLYIPATIPWFPIQSGAARTWTVSLLDAALHNFESKETEADAYEPDSTFITKPSATGQFTTLPALKATIGIPAFTRLCRELDIGAQYKTYLEDNLGVSNPVAAAILQPKVIQSQKAALKAALRFAWMSGHIQSDYFLLIQGMLQGVRGMRMKGEAVHCHDLRIMSSTLTGIVLFAPNLEQSRRPVRVVAYVPDDPNHPIREYPSTADFMRRLTEQLRDTDYRTFFSRFIAHEHRGYFFGNLANRLTEVTWHQHQQGDPQASWRESAIDNPDLQFSATPIRRRLWQHLYQGKLNKILNDARVMAVSTATTDQKARWALWDSFVNIATSILEIAVLVVAPFVPFAGELMMAYMAYQLLDETFESVIEWAQGLKSEAFEHFMGVVESVIQLGTFAAGGVVAAGEFRTLLPKEIVTFIDQFKPVSAHGGKTRYWKPDLSAYELKTQLPEGSKPDAQGFYQHQGKRVVQIEGKHYSVQTAADTNACYLQHPTRPEAYRSPLKHNGSGAWKTELDHPLHWDKARLVRRLGHNVDAFTDLELDQALDISNGHENMLRKMHVHSESEPPLLTDTLERMRIEKAIQGLIDQLNSDDPLVYRKADPQAQLQLLTSDGLWPATKALRFLDADGQPVWEFSAKEHLPVIQIHEAQLNNGDLLKTVLESLDQSEIKTMFGESFGAPTINLDIRASHLRKKLGQIAKDKRATLFESRYRGQEATQDPHAQTIIEATPGLPRSVARELLSLASGDELKEIDNGHLPKRLEDLAQQANEEVRVTRAYEGLYLDSPDSADTERLALRSLERLPGWSSDVRIDIHDQAFEGPQVDGIGGAQASIRKVLVLTSDGRYQAYDDEGLQLSAATDLYGAVLQALPDAQRNSLDIHIGESGKLKQAIRDFPLERAELRTALSLPPTPKPVIETLRLLGSEGYRRSTGDQPRTLEDRTRELYPNLPPEEIQTLLQRLQSHPDGPRAELSRLRNEYYQLQEDLHIWANNPPAVHPITNVALSEQELLIETQNRRLLREQILRCWRRETALFDDALGAEGGHVFKFSQPIIGDLPILSADFSHVSSISLQNSASAHSIGPFLERFPGLRQLELRNFTLLELPQPINALPELEELVLSDCGLVLTAESQATLSSLSKLSVLDLYNNPLGLTPNLATMPELTYIDLSNTGISSIPDGLVNHPHIRTAIFNNNQITELPAALFDLPGNISEGFDFGNNPLSPLTRERVKIHYSRTEKDFGVYAEQADIDRAKALYPSLDNEEASDFIYRLPGTLTDGRADLTRRELEFTRLRNDLSLWTANVPAAHPVTGAPLTADELFAEHVKRDEFKQKLERCWRQIPTESIAVSEYGLTSHLAIMGDLPVLTADFGHVPEMYLTSAGDIAPRLSRFLDAFPNLDSLTVRGYQLDNIPDGVFRMRRLTVLSLSECRITLTQETVDGLAGMNNLDHLNLRNNPLGLSPDLSQMTEISSLDLSHTGITEIPRGVLSINTWTDVDLSYNAITEMPVELMEVDPDVGESFDFSGNPFTEQSMQRIAAYYHATENDLGFEQTDLPAPIDPAPDTDIET, encoded by the coding sequence ATGTCATTACCTGAAGGACAACACTCCGCAACCACACTCAACACCCACCACTCAGAACACCCCGACAGCCACTATCTGCCCCTAAGAAACGCCGTTCCCGACTGGCTCGCCAAGGCATCACCCGCCAGGCGCCAGGCCCTCAAACGCACACGACCACAGTTGCCCGACCGCTTGACCACGGCACCGGCCGACCAGCATACCGAGCTCGACACTCTCAACGCCGCTCACTGGAGCGCACAAAATGCTGTGGACCAGGCGCTGGAACGCCTGCAAGACGTCAACAGCTTCGCCGAACCCTTACTCAGGAATGCGCTGAAAACCCGCTTCAACCTGGAGGTGGACGTCAAGAAAACCTTCTTGCGTCTGTATATCCCCGCGACAATCCCCTGGTTCCCGATTCAGTCTGGAGCCGCCCGGACCTGGACGGTTTCGTTGCTGGACGCGGCGCTGCACAACTTTGAAAGCAAGGAAACCGAAGCCGACGCCTACGAACCTGACTCAACCTTCATCACTAAACCCTCGGCCACGGGGCAGTTCACCACCCTGCCCGCACTCAAGGCAACGATCGGCATCCCAGCCTTTACCCGACTGTGCCGGGAACTGGATATTGGCGCCCAGTACAAGACTTACCTCGAAGACAACCTGGGCGTCTCCAATCCGGTCGCCGCCGCGATTCTCCAACCCAAGGTCATCCAGAGCCAGAAAGCCGCGCTGAAGGCGGCACTGCGATTTGCATGGATGAGTGGCCATATTCAGTCGGATTATTTCCTGCTGATTCAGGGCATGCTCCAGGGCGTACGGGGCATGAGGATGAAAGGTGAAGCCGTGCACTGTCACGACCTCAGGATAATGTCCTCGACGCTCACCGGCATTGTGCTGTTTGCCCCGAACCTTGAGCAGAGCCGCAGGCCGGTGCGAGTGGTGGCCTATGTCCCGGATGATCCCAATCACCCGATCAGGGAGTACCCGTCGACCGCTGATTTCATGCGAAGGCTGACTGAACAACTGCGCGATACCGACTATCGAACATTCTTCAGCCGGTTCATTGCCCACGAACACCGAGGCTATTTCTTTGGCAACCTTGCCAATCGCCTCACGGAAGTCACATGGCATCAACACCAACAGGGCGACCCACAGGCCTCATGGCGCGAATCCGCCATCGACAATCCCGACCTCCAGTTCTCCGCCACCCCCATCAGGCGCAGACTGTGGCAACACCTCTACCAGGGCAAGCTGAACAAAATCCTCAATGATGCACGGGTCATGGCCGTATCAACCGCAACAACCGATCAGAAAGCCCGCTGGGCGCTGTGGGACTCTTTCGTCAACATCGCGACCTCGATCCTCGAGATCGCAGTGCTCGTGGTAGCCCCCTTCGTACCTTTTGCGGGGGAGTTGATGATGGCCTACATGGCCTATCAATTACTGGACGAGACATTCGAAAGCGTCATTGAGTGGGCCCAAGGCCTGAAAAGTGAAGCCTTCGAGCATTTCATGGGCGTGGTCGAGTCGGTCATCCAGCTGGGTACCTTTGCCGCCGGTGGCGTGGTCGCGGCGGGCGAATTCCGCACCCTGCTACCCAAGGAAATTGTCACCTTCATCGATCAATTCAAACCGGTCTCGGCACACGGTGGCAAAACCCGGTACTGGAAACCCGACCTGAGCGCCTACGAGCTGAAAACCCAGCTACCAGAAGGCTCGAAACCGGACGCCCAAGGCTTCTATCAGCATCAAGGCAAGCGCGTCGTGCAGATCGAGGGCAAACACTACTCAGTGCAAACAGCGGCCGACACCAACGCCTGCTACCTGCAACACCCCACACGACCCGAGGCCTATCGATCACCGCTGAAACACAATGGTTCAGGTGCATGGAAAACCGAGCTCGATCATCCTCTGCACTGGGACAAAGCAAGACTGGTTCGCCGTCTCGGCCACAACGTCGATGCCTTCACCGATCTTGAACTCGACCAGGCCCTGGACATCAGCAACGGCCATGAAAACATGCTGCGCAAGATGCATGTCCATAGTGAGTCTGAACCGCCACTTCTGACAGACACCCTTGAACGCATGCGAATTGAAAAAGCGATTCAGGGCCTGATCGATCAGCTCAACAGTGATGACCCCCTGGTGTATCGCAAAGCCGATCCGCAAGCCCAGTTGCAATTGCTGACGAGCGACGGTCTATGGCCAGCAACCAAAGCACTCCGTTTTCTCGACGCCGATGGACAGCCAGTCTGGGAGTTCTCCGCGAAGGAGCACCTGCCAGTCATACAGATACACGAAGCCCAATTGAACAATGGTGACTTGCTTAAAACCGTACTGGAATCCCTCGACCAGAGTGAGATCAAGACCATGTTCGGCGAAAGCTTCGGTGCCCCGACGATCAATCTCGACATTCGTGCCAGTCACCTGAGAAAAAAGCTCGGGCAAATCGCCAAAGACAAACGTGCCACGCTTTTCGAGTCACGCTACAGAGGACAGGAGGCTACGCAAGACCCTCACGCCCAAACAATCATTGAGGCGACACCGGGGCTACCCCGGAGCGTTGCCCGAGAGTTGCTGAGCCTGGCCAGCGGCGACGAGCTTAAGGAAATCGATAACGGGCACCTGCCGAAGCGCCTGGAGGACCTTGCACAACAGGCCAATGAAGAGGTGCGAGTCACGCGTGCGTATGAAGGGTTGTATCTGGATTCGCCTGACTCGGCGGACACCGAAAGACTGGCCCTGCGCTCGCTCGAACGGTTACCCGGCTGGTCATCCGATGTGCGGATCGACATCCATGACCAGGCCTTTGAAGGCCCGCAGGTCGACGGCATAGGTGGCGCCCAGGCCTCTATCCGCAAAGTGCTGGTGCTGACCAGCGATGGCCGGTACCAGGCCTACGATGACGAAGGCTTGCAACTTTCCGCTGCCACCGATCTCTATGGCGCCGTACTGCAAGCCTTGCCGGATGCCCAGCGAAACAGCCTGGACATTCATATCGGCGAAAGCGGAAAACTGAAACAGGCAATCCGGGACTTCCCCCTGGAACGAGCCGAGTTACGAACAGCCCTGTCACTCCCCCCCACACCCAAACCGGTCATTGAGACCCTCCGCCTGCTCGGGTCCGAAGGCTATCGCCGCAGTACCGGCGACCAACCACGCACACTGGAAGATCGCACACGAGAGCTTTATCCCAACCTTCCCCCCGAAGAGATCCAGACCCTGCTCCAACGACTGCAAAGCCACCCCGACGGCCCGCGCGCGGAACTCTCACGCCTGCGCAACGAGTACTACCAACTGCAGGAGGACCTGCATATCTGGGCCAACAATCCGCCCGCCGTACACCCGATAACCAACGTTGCACTCAGCGAACAGGAATTACTGATAGAAACACAAAACCGCCGATTGCTCAGGGAGCAAATACTCCGCTGCTGGCGTCGGGAGACTGCGCTCTTTGATGACGCATTGGGAGCCGAGGGCGGGCATGTCTTCAAGTTTTCCCAGCCGATCATCGGCGATCTCCCCATCCTGAGCGCCGACTTCAGCCATGTTTCCTCCATTTCGCTCCAGAACAGCGCGAGCGCACACTCCATTGGCCCTTTCCTGGAACGCTTCCCGGGTCTGCGCCAGCTGGAACTGCGCAACTTTACCCTGCTGGAACTACCGCAGCCGATCAATGCGCTGCCGGAACTCGAGGAACTGGTACTGAGCGATTGCGGCCTTGTACTCACCGCCGAAAGCCAGGCAACACTGTCATCGCTGAGCAAGCTTTCCGTTCTGGACCTGTACAACAATCCATTGGGGCTCACACCCAATCTGGCCACCATGCCTGAGCTGACCTACATCGACCTTTCCAACACCGGAATTTCCAGCATTCCAGACGGGCTGGTGAATCACCCTCACATTCGAACAGCCATTTTCAATAACAACCAGATCACCGAATTACCCGCTGCCCTCTTCGACCTTCCCGGCAACATCAGTGAGGGATTTGATTTTGGCAACAACCCACTGTCCCCGCTCACCCGTGAACGTGTAAAGATTCACTACAGCCGGACCGAGAAAGACTTTGGGGTCTATGCCGAACAGGCCGATATCGATCGAGCCAAAGCCCTGTATCCCAGCCTGGACAATGAAGAAGCCAGTGATTTCATCTATCGCTTACCCGGAACACTGACAGACGGTCGAGCCGACCTGACACGTCGCGAACTTGAGTTCACTAGACTCCGTAACGACCTGAGTCTATGGACGGCCAACGTGCCCGCCGCCCACCCGGTTACTGGCGCCCCCCTGACGGCCGACGAGCTGTTTGCCGAGCACGTCAAAAGAGATGAATTCAAGCAAAAGCTGGAACGGTGCTGGCGGCAGATACCGACCGAAAGCATCGCTGTCAGCGAGTATGGACTCACCTCACACCTGGCAATCATGGGCGACTTGCCGGTACTGACAGCGGACTTCGGCCATGTGCCTGAAATGTATCTGACGAGTGCAGGCGACATCGCCCCACGGCTGAGTCGATTCCTCGACGCTTTTCCGAACCTGGACAGCCTGACCGTGCGCGGATACCAACTGGATAACATCCCCGATGGCGTCTTCAGAATGCGCAGGCTGACAGTACTGAGCTTGTCTGAATGCAGGATCACCCTGACCCAGGAAACCGTCGATGGATTGGCGGGCATGAATAATCTTGACCACTTGAACCTGCGGAACAATCCGCTAGGCCTTAGCCCTGATCTCAGCCAGATGACGGAGATATCGTCATTGGACCTGAGCCATACCGGCATCACCGAAATCCCGAGAGGCGTGCTGAGCATCAATACCTGGACGGATGTCGACCTGAGCTACAACGCCATTACCGAGATGCCCGTCGAGCTCATGGAGGTCGATCCCGATGTCGGTGAAAGCTTTGACTTCAGTGGCAATCCATTCACCGAGCAAAGCATGCAACGCATCGCCGCTTACTACCACGCAACCGAAAATGACCTGGGGTTCGAGCAAACCGACCTACCCGCCCCCATTGATCCGGCGCCTGATACAGATATTGAAACCTGA
- a CDS encoding aspartate aminotransferase family protein: MSVEHAAVQRADFDQVMVPNYAPAAFIPVRGEGSRVWDQSGRELIDFAGGIAVNVLGHAHPALVGALTEQANKLWHVSNVFTNEPALRLAHKLIDATFAERVFFCNSGAEANEAAFKLARRVAHDRFGPEKYEIIAALNSFHGRTLFTVNVGGQSKYSDGFGPKITGISHVPYNDLAALKAAISDKTCAVVLEPIQGEGGVLPAELAYLQGARELCNAHNALLVFDEVQTGMGRSGKLFAYQHYGVTPDILTSAKSLGGGFPIAAMLTTEDLAKHLVVGTHGTTYGGNPLACAVAEAVIDVINTPEVLNGVNAKHDKFKARLEQIGEKYGLFTQVRGLGLLIGCVLSDAWKGKAKDIFNAAEKEGLMILQAGPDVIRFAPSLVVEDADIDAGLDRFERAAAKLTQA; this comes from the coding sequence ATGTCCGTTGAGCACGCTGCGGTACAACGCGCCGATTTTGACCAGGTTATGGTTCCCAACTATGCGCCTGCCGCTTTCATCCCAGTGCGTGGTGAAGGTTCCCGCGTTTGGGACCAGTCCGGTCGCGAGCTGATCGACTTCGCCGGCGGGATTGCCGTCAACGTATTGGGTCACGCCCACCCGGCACTGGTCGGTGCCTTGACCGAGCAAGCGAACAAGCTGTGGCACGTGTCCAACGTGTTCACCAATGAGCCGGCCTTGCGCCTGGCCCATAAGCTGATCGACGCGACCTTTGCCGAGCGCGTGTTCTTCTGCAACTCCGGCGCTGAAGCCAACGAGGCCGCCTTCAAGCTGGCCCGGCGGGTCGCCCATGATCGTTTCGGTCCTGAGAAGTACGAAATCATCGCCGCGCTCAACAGCTTCCACGGCCGTACGCTGTTCACCGTCAACGTTGGTGGCCAGTCCAAGTACTCCGACGGTTTTGGTCCGAAGATCACCGGCATCAGCCACGTGCCGTACAACGACCTGGCCGCGCTGAAAGCCGCGATTTCCGACAAGACCTGCGCCGTCGTGCTGGAGCCGATCCAGGGCGAGGGCGGGGTATTGCCGGCCGAGCTGGCGTACCTGCAAGGGGCTCGTGAGCTGTGCAACGCGCACAACGCCCTGCTGGTGTTCGACGAAGTGCAAACCGGTATGGGCCGCAGCGGCAAGCTGTTCGCCTACCAGCACTACGGTGTGACGCCGGACATCCTGACCAGCGCCAAGAGCCTGGGCGGTGGTTTCCCGATCGCCGCCATGCTGACCACCGAAGACCTGGCCAAGCACCTGGTCGTCGGCACCCACGGCACCACTTACGGTGGCAACCCGCTGGCGTGTGCAGTGGCCGAAGCGGTGATCGACGTGATCAACACCCCTGAAGTGCTCAATGGGGTGAATGCCAAGCACGACAAGTTCAAGGCGCGCCTGGAGCAGATCGGCGAGAAGTACGGTCTGTTTACTCAGGTCCGTGGTTTGGGTCTGCTGATCGGTTGCGTGCTGAGCGATGCCTGGAAAGGCAAGGCCAAGGACATCTTCAACGCCGCTGAAAAAGAAGGCCTGATGATCCTGCAAGCCGGCCCGGACGTGATTCGTTTTGCGCCGAGCCTGGTGGTTGAAGACGCTGATATCGATGCCGGTCTGGACCGCTTCGAACGCGCTGCCGCCAAACTGACACAAGCCTGA
- the aruF gene encoding arginine/ornithine succinyltransferase subunit alpha: MLVMRPAQMADLGEVQRLAADSPIGVTSLPDDVERLSDKIAASEASFAAEVSFNGEESYFFVLEDSTTGKLVGCSAIVASAGYSEPFYSFRNETFVHASRELKIHNKIHVLSQCHDLTGNSLLTSFYVLPELVGSAWSELNSRGRLLFVASHPERFADSVVTEIVGYSDEQGDSPFWDAIGRNFFDLNYAAAERLCGLKSRTFLAELMPHYPIYVPLLPDSAQEAMGQVHPRAQITFDILMREGFETDHYIDIFDGGPTLHARVSGIRSIAQSRVVPVKIGEPVKGAGRQYLVANAQLQDYRAVMLELDYAPGKPVVLDLEAAEALGVGEGASVRLVAV; encoded by the coding sequence ATGCTGGTGATGCGCCCTGCGCAAATGGCTGATCTGGGCGAGGTACAGCGTCTGGCTGCGGACAGCCCGATTGGTGTCACTTCCCTGCCGGATGACGTTGAACGCCTGAGCGACAAGATCGCCGCGAGCGAAGCCTCGTTCGCCGCCGAAGTCAGCTTCAACGGTGAGGAGAGCTATTTCTTCGTGCTCGAAGACAGCACCACCGGCAAGCTGGTGGGCTGCTCGGCCATCGTTGCCTCGGCCGGTTATTCGGAACCTTTCTACAGCTTTCGCAATGAAACCTTCGTCCACGCCTCCCGCGAGCTGAAGATCCACAACAAGATCCACGTGCTCTCCCAGTGCCATGACCTGACCGGCAACAGCTTGCTGACCAGCTTCTACGTGCTGCCGGAGCTGGTGGGTTCGGCCTGGTCGGAACTCAACTCCCGCGGTCGCTTGCTGTTCGTCGCCAGCCACCCCGAGCGGTTCGCCGATTCGGTGGTGACCGAGATCGTCGGCTACAGCGATGAACAGGGTGACTCACCGTTCTGGGACGCCATCGGCCGCAATTTCTTTGACCTCAACTACGCCGCCGCCGAACGCCTGTGCGGGCTCAAGAGCCGCACGTTCCTGGCCGAGCTGATGCCGCATTACCCGATCTATGTCCCCCTGCTGCCGGACTCCGCTCAAGAAGCGATGGGCCAGGTGCACCCGCGGGCGCAGATCACCTTCGACATCCTGATGCGCGAAGGCTTCGAGACCGATCATTACATCGACATCTTCGACGGTGGCCCGACCCTGCACGCGCGCGTCTCGGGGATCCGCTCGATTGCCCAGAGCCGTGTGGTGCCGGTGAAGATCGGCGAGCCGGTCAAGGGCGCTGGCCGGCAGTACCTGGTGGCCAATGCCCAGTTGCAGGATTACCGCGCGGTCATGCTCGAGTTGGACTACGCGCCGGGCAAACCGGTGGTCCTGGATCTGGAAGCCGCCGAGGCCCTGGGCGTCGGCGAGGGTGCCAGCGTGCGCCTGGTGGCGGTTTAA